One genomic window of Dendrosporobacter quercicolus includes the following:
- a CDS encoding polysaccharide pyruvyl transferase family protein, translating to MLYLGGFIITKSVLLLNDTEDVYHWGCYGTSRAIKDQLLAKGAANIESLPVYQVHSLPNVVKSSSAFKDKNYFTHTYSELAAKIEQCNTIVINGEGTIHDFRNAPRTLLYLAYAGKNFFGKKVYLINHSCYPNTWRSDVLDFYKAGYSSCDYVAARERRSTHIINNKLGVECVEAFDSLPLSIKNVYDQIPEGYIKKPYICISGAVNYKLDRSKIIARQLLRSFPNYRFVYLVGSKEEGINHEEPRVYDSLKSALPDLQLINATSFTEWLSVIKHSQLLVSGRFHYTIAALCFGTRAIYFRSNTPKIDSIAEDLNLPGAIMRRPPFLFELMLWRRLKQIKIIPWPNQLEMLCQKAVKNFNWEI from the coding sequence ATGTTGTATTTAGGAGGCTTTATTATTACTAAATCAGTCTTGCTTTTAAATGACACAGAGGATGTATACCATTGGGGATGTTACGGAACCTCACGAGCAATTAAGGATCAGCTACTAGCAAAAGGTGCAGCAAATATTGAATCTTTGCCAGTCTATCAAGTCCATTCATTGCCAAATGTAGTAAAAAGCTCTTCGGCTTTTAAAGACAAGAACTATTTTACTCATACCTATTCTGAGTTAGCAGCAAAAATAGAGCAGTGTAACACCATAGTTATTAATGGGGAAGGAACTATTCATGATTTTCGAAATGCTCCACGAACGTTACTTTATTTAGCGTATGCAGGAAAGAATTTCTTTGGCAAAAAAGTATATTTAATCAATCATTCCTGTTATCCAAATACATGGCGGTCTGATGTTCTTGATTTTTACAAAGCGGGTTATTCTAGTTGCGATTATGTTGCAGCAAGAGAAAGACGCTCCACTCATATTATCAATAATAAACTAGGTGTCGAGTGTGTCGAAGCTTTTGATAGCTTACCTTTATCAATTAAAAATGTATATGACCAAATCCCAGAGGGGTATATCAAGAAGCCTTATATATGCATCTCAGGTGCTGTAAATTATAAGCTAGATAGATCGAAAATTATTGCGAGACAATTATTAAGATCATTTCCTAATTATAGATTTGTATATCTTGTCGGTTCTAAGGAAGAAGGTATCAACCATGAAGAACCGCGAGTTTATGATAGCTTAAAAAGTGCGCTGCCTGATCTCCAGTTAATTAATGCAACTAGCTTCACTGAGTGGCTATCAGTCATAAAACACTCCCAATTACTAGTATCTGGTCGTTTTCATTATACAATTGCAGCATTATGTTTTGGAACTCGTGCTATTTATTTTCGCTCAAATACACCTAAAATAGATAGTATAGCAGAAGATTTAAATTTACCGGGAGCTATTATGCGTAGACCGCCGTTTTTATTTGAATTAATGCTGTGGCGCAGACTTAAACAAATCAAAATAATTCCATGGCCCAATCAATTGGAGATGCTTTGCCAAAAAGCAGTAAAGAATTTTAATTGGGAGATATAA
- a CDS encoding N-acetylmuramoyl-L-alanine amidase family protein, which produces MKMTINGGHCPGFDSGAVGATGLQEAVVVKDVMQRVAGYLRNIGSDVLEVQKNELYQITDASNRFGADLFVSIHCNAAVNRAAQGTETYCYSLGGPGEKLAGCIQRQIVNNLGTVDRGVKTDRFYVLKNTACPAALVELAFIGNPEDEKMLADQAKRDEFARAIARGITDYLL; this is translated from the coding sequence ATGAAAATGACAATTAACGGAGGTCACTGCCCTGGATTCGATTCCGGGGCAGTAGGGGCAACTGGTCTGCAGGAGGCAGTTGTTGTTAAGGATGTTATGCAGCGGGTGGCGGGTTATCTAAGGAATATTGGTTCCGACGTGTTAGAAGTACAGAAGAATGAACTGTATCAAATCACAGATGCATCTAACCGGTTTGGAGCTGATTTATTTGTTAGTATCCATTGTAATGCAGCGGTAAATCGGGCGGCGCAGGGAACCGAAACCTATTGTTATTCGCTTGGCGGGCCAGGTGAGAAGCTGGCAGGGTGCATACAGCGGCAGATTGTCAACAATCTTGGCACAGTAGATCGCGGAGTTAAAACGGACCGATTTTATGTGCTGAAAAATACTGCTTGCCCAGCAGCTTTGGTGGAGTTAGCGTTTATCGGTAACCCGGAGGATGAAAAAATGCTTGCTGATCAGGCCAAGCGGGATGAGTTTGCCAGGGCAATAGCTAGAGGAATAACGGATTACTTGTTATAA